One stretch of Thermanaerosceptrum fracticalcis DNA includes these proteins:
- a CDS encoding 4Fe-4S binding protein codes for MKLITLVAKVDKEKCTGCKTCAKVCPTVAIEIVDRKAVINEELCRGCGNCNQRCPVYAVTMEKLEKPYKVSVAVEDVPYEKIDELCKKALLNPEQIICYCTATRAEEVAAAVLKGAKSPEELSQLTGVRTGCKVECIQPMLRLLEAHGVTPVPPEGGYQWYGRTPTIWDIPEEVKKKYSSRGFYFDEDIKLLNKVKDTRKEEK; via the coding sequence GTGAAACTCATAACCTTAGTGGCTAAAGTGGACAAAGAAAAATGTACGGGTTGTAAAACCTGTGCGAAGGTATGTCCCACAGTAGCGATTGAAATTGTGGATAGGAAAGCAGTTATTAACGAAGAATTATGCCGCGGCTGTGGCAACTGTAATCAGAGATGCCCTGTTTATGCCGTGACCATGGAAAAGCTGGAGAAACCTTATAAGGTTTCGGTGGCTGTGGAGGATGTTCCTTATGAAAAGATTGACGAGTTATGCAAAAAGGCCTTATTAAATCCTGAACAAATCATTTGCTACTGTACCGCTACCCGCGCTGAGGAAGTGGCGGCCGCAGTTCTAAAAGGTGCAAAATCTCCGGAAGAACTGTCGCAGCTTACCGGGGTTAGGACAGGTTGTAAGGTTGAATGTATTCAACCTATGCTTCGTCTCTTAGAAGCTCATGGCGTTACACCTGTACCTCCAGAAGGTGGTTATCAATGGTATGGCCGGACCCCCACAATATGGGATATACCGGAGGAAGTAAAGAAAAAATATAGCAGCCGTGGCTTTTATTTCGATGAAGATATTAAACTCCTTAACAAAGTTAAAGATACTAGAAAGGAGGAGAAATAG